CGTCCTTGCCGAAATTGATGCCGAGCGGAAAGGCAACAATCAGGCCGACGGCTAATCCAATAATAAATTTCTTCATAGCGCCCTCTTTGTCGTGAAACACGCCTGATCATAAACAACACCGTCGCCCTTGGCCACTGTGCTGGCAGACGGCATGCGATACAATCGGCACACTTTTCTGCATCCGACAATGCATTACACCGATGCCGGCTTATACACCTGCCCCCAACCTGCTCGCCTCTCGACGCATCCTGATCACCGGCGCCGGTGACGGTATCGGCCGCGCGGCGGCGCTCACCTGCGCGCAACACGGTGCCAGCGTCATCTTGCTCGGGCGCACCGCAAAGAAACTGGAAAAAGTGTACGACGAGATTGAACGCCAAGGCTGGCCACAGCCGGCGATCCTGCCGCTCGATCTGGCCACGGCCACGCCCTCGCACTATGAACAGTTGGCGCAGACCGTCGAAAAGGAGTTCGGACAGCTTGACGGCCTGCTGCACAATGCCGCCGATACCGGCACCCTGACGCCACTGGAACACTACACGCCCGAAATGTGGTTCCGCGTAATGCAGGTGAATCTGAATGCCGCCTGGCTGCTGACGCGTGCCTGCCTGCCGCTGCTGAACAATTCCACGGATGCCTCGATTGTATTCACCACGGCCGACGTCGGCCGGAAGGGCCGCGCCTATTGGGGCGCTTACGGCGTCTCCTGCTTCGGGTTGGAAGGCCTGATGCAGATACTTGCGGATGAGCTTGCCTCTGCCGGGCGCGTCCGCGTCAACAGCCTCGACCCCGGCGCGGTCCGCACCGGCCTGCGCTCGCGCCTCTATCCCGGCGAGGATCGCGACACCCTGCCGACACCGGAAAGTCTCGCGCCGGCCTACCTGTATCTGCTTGGCCCGGACAGCCGCGGTGTCAGCGGCCGGGCGCTGAGTTCCCGGGATCTGCCCGCCTAAGCCTGCCTTAAAGCGCATAACGATCAGCGCCCTGCCTGCCTTCCCTCCGGCACCGACAAACTGCCGTTCCCCGGTTTTGTGTGGCCGTAATGGCCTTTTTTTGGTAGCGTTATTCGGTCCAGAATCATAAGAAAACAGGAAATGTCGCCCTCGCCCAGCGATTGCCCTGTTGCGAATGAACCCGGTGACGCCATGACTCGACATACCAGCAAGTCAGGGTGCTGCCGTATCGGAGGAGGCTATCTAATGAACAAGAAAATTCCACGGGCGCGTTTGCTTGCCTGTGCCTGCTGCATGGCCATCTCGGTATCCGCGCTGCCGGCTTACGCCGACTGGAAACCCGAACTCGTCGTCCCGTCAAAAGGCGCCTTTGGAGCCTCCGAGACCATCCGCATCAGCCTCCCCAAGCTGCCGACGGGAACCCTGCCACGACTGATGCTGGAACTGGATGATTTCGACGTAACCGGCATGGTGTCGCGCGAAGGCAATCACGCTCTCTTCACACCGCCTCAAGCGATGAGTTACGGCCAGCATCAATTGCGCCTGGTCGAGCACGCGGCCGATGGCAGCATCATCGAGCGCGGCGTCTGGACGCTGGACGTGCGCAAGAATTCCGCCTTTCGCGAGGCCGACCTGA
The sequence above is drawn from the Sulfuricaulis sp. genome and encodes:
- a CDS encoding YciK family oxidoreductase encodes the protein MPAYTPAPNLLASRRILITGAGDGIGRAAALTCAQHGASVILLGRTAKKLEKVYDEIERQGWPQPAILPLDLATATPSHYEQLAQTVEKEFGQLDGLLHNAADTGTLTPLEHYTPEMWFRVMQVNLNAAWLLTRACLPLLNNSTDASIVFTTADVGRKGRAYWGAYGVSCFGLEGLMQILADELASAGRVRVNSLDPGAVRTGLRSRLYPGEDRDTLPTPESLAPAYLYLLGPDSRGVSGRALSSRDLPA